The Jaculus jaculus isolate mJacJac1 chromosome 14, mJacJac1.mat.Y.cur, whole genome shotgun sequence nucleotide sequence CATGGGATCTCTGTTTCTATAACTTGTAtgtattcttttgttttcaagCCTTTCTTATTTGTGCTTCCTTTACTTGGCTGACTGGTCTATTGAGAGCCTCAGAAGAATAGCCTGGGTGCCTGTTTAGTGTCTGGTCTATTCTGGGATTTTTCTAATCATTGTCATCACTTTTACTTTTATTCTCTTGTGGTACTAGTAATTGAGCTCAGGGCTTTCCTTGCAAGTGCCAGgcaaggctctacctctgagccacacccccagccctcactgtggattctagactgGAGCTCTACCCCAGAGCCACACCCGCAGctctcactgtggattctaggcaggagctctacctctgagccaggcTCCCAGccctgtggattctaggcagatCTACTGCTGATTCACGCCCcctgcccctcactgtggattctaggccaGTATGCTATCACTGAGCTACGTTTTCagctttcattttacttttcattttgagataaggtcattagttgcctaggctggcctgaaactcataggtAGTCAAGGTGAGCCctcaatttgtattcctttttctctggacctcctgagtactggaatggCAGGCGTGTGCCGCTTTACCTGACTCGTTATCATCATCATAATCTTTAGACACAAAGACCTTCTTCTTTGGATCTCTCCATGAAATGGGCTCTGGGAAGGTCTTGAATTTACTGCAACTAAAAGGGTTCTAGGTCCCCTCCTACAAGTCAATATTCAtctctaaaaatctttcctatATCAGCCTTTGAAGGTTTTGTGAGATTACTGATGATTCACTGGTCACTCCTTTTCCCACCCACAGGTAAAATGCAAGAATTGTGGAGCCTTCGGTCACACTGCAAGGAGTAAGAGGTGTCCCATAAAGAACTGGGCTCATGCTTTTCCAGTCAAGCCCTTGGGCTCAAATCAAGTGCAGGAGAGTCTGAAACCAAGAAAACCCCAGCAGTTCCAGACTTCAGGGCTTGTCAGCAAAACTGACAGGGTGAAGGAGGACAGACGAAGGTGAGGTCCTGCAGAGTCAGAATAATCCTTGAGCAGTGGAATCTGATGAGGCAGACTCCCCTTTCACTTGTTATTTGACATCTCTGGCCACAGACAGGAAAATATAAGAGAAATTGACTAGGGTGCATACCTTCCAGGAGTTTGCACTCAGAACTCATGTTGTTGCTGAAACTCACTAAAGGAAAGGGAATAGAATAGCTTAGGAAGATTCCCATAGCAGAGAAGCCATAGAGTCCCAATAAAAGTATACAGTACTGGAGTTGGGATATAATTTCATTGGCTAATGTGACTGGAAACTATTCCCCTGGGGGGATCAAAcacatcttcaccccaaatagggtaTGATTACGCCAATACCAGTTTGGTGAAATAATGAGTTTATTGGGAGTCACAGAGTATGGAGAGGGGTTATTTATAGAAAGAGAGAGCCCCCTAAACAGTTACTTTGATGGGGctttcttcctcagcctcagaATAGgtgcttacttacagagcatggggaccGCAGAGCAGCTGAACCACAgagaagtctcatcccacccTGAATGATGACTTCCTGGTGGTCATTTCCAGAAGCTCTTTGTCCGTGTCCAGGACTATGGGACCCCAGAGCAGCCCTTCAGTGGGGCTCATCCTGTAGATGCTCCTCCTCAGCATCAAAATGAGAGCTACTTAAAGAACATAGAGACTCCAAAGAAAGCACCTCGATACAGCTCATTGTTCCTTGATCTTTTACCCTCTTTATAGTATATCTCCCCATGAGTTCACAAGACCTTATGTCTTTACTGTATGCAGCTGGGGCCAGGGGTACCCAAGATCTCAGGTAGGGGGTCCATGCTTTCTCTATTGAGTTGTCACAGCTGCTTctgataaagctggcaatagttgtttactgctttcaATGCAGAATAATTTTGCCATACAATTGTTGAGTAGTTGCTTACTATGCATGAAGCTCCATAGAAACAAGGCAGGATGGCCTATATTTATAATCCAAGTGCTTGggtggtagaggcagaaggatcagtagTTGAAAATGACTCTTAGCTACCTATTCAGTtaaaggccagccagcctggaattcatgaaattctgtctcaaaaaattatgcAATACCAGGTGCAAGGAGATTTAAGGACTATGGCTGCTTCTGAGAAGGTACAGGATAAGACAAGCAAAATTCATGGGGGTTTTGCTGCTTCCCTCACCATAAAACAAGAGCTGGGAAGCATCTTCATTATTGCTGTCCATACCACTGATGTGGAGGTCAGGCACATTTAGACATTAAACCTGATTTATTCTGCAGGCAAgaagagcaggctcaaaaaagtcTGCCACAGAAAAAACCTAAGGTGTCCTCAGTGACATTACTGAATTGTCAGAAGGAATCAACAGCACCTTGTGGCTTTCTGAGGGTGAGTCTTGCTCCATTTCTTCTCTGGTCTATTTCTCTCAGGTCCCTACTTTGCTTCACTTCTTTATTCTTTATGAGGACTATATTAAAACACAGGTGAGTGACAGGAGTCCTCTTGTACTTATGCTCTCCCCACTTTTTTGTGGAGGACATCAAAGTTTGGATGTAGCTAAACATGGCCTTGAGCTTAagatctttctgtgtctgcctctgcctccacagtgtagggattatagacacattctaccatgcttgactttttatgtgggtgctggggatcaaactcagccagcctcttttaaagaaatattttatattttagcatGCAAAATAAACTTCCTCATGACACTTTCACAATGTATATCAATGTGCTTTACTCATACTCAGCTTATTACCCTTTCATATCCACTGTCACCCCAATACATGTCCCTTCTATCAAAGTAGCCTGCTTTCATGTAACCTGCttattattttctcatattttagCTATACTTGAATTGGGCAGGTCTTTTCATTATGAGGCATGTAATGTAAGGTTTTCTCTCCACAGAAACATACCAGGCCAGCTCCTGTCCATACAACCAAGAAGAGCACTTCGGTGGGTCCTGCTTCCGCAGGTCAACCACCTGTCCAGACATCTCAGACATCTGATAGGAGATCATTCTGCCCCACATCCTCTTACAACAAAAAACTTGAAAAGAGCACATGTGGATCAGTCAAAGGACATGGCATAGACTTCCCTGACTCCCTGCAGCCTGCTTTCAAGAGTGGCCAGGACACTGCACTCCACTCCAAGATGAAGATCGATGGATCTGGTGTTTCCTTCCACAATATCCCTCAGCTTTCCCAGAAGACAGCTTCCCCGGGTTTTGTTTTCAACTCCCAGGCCCATATCAAATGTCCCAATGTGGATTCAAAGCCCAACACACAGCCAGTCAGGCAAAAGTGTGGCCAGGATGCCAAAGACAGAATCCCGTCAGCAGGCAAGCCTGTCCAGGTCTCCACCCCTACTTGTCAAAGCCTCCGAAAGAAACCATGTCTCAACTCCTTCCTGACACCCCAGCTGGACACTGATGTGGGGGTTCTTCAGATTTACCAGCCACCTACCAGCACATGTGGAATTGGCACTCAGCAGACACCTCAGGAGACAACAAACTCACGAGCCTCAAAGCCTCACGCTCCCCTGCAGCTTCCGCCTTGCTCTCCTCCTCTGCAGGTCTCAGCTGTCTCTCAGCCTCAACTCTTCATGTGTGCTCCAAGGGCACCTGGAAGAACTGGCTCTATGGGACAGGACAAGGCTCACAAGTATACACCTGCTGGTCAAAGCCCTCACGTCCTAATGGACTCTGAGAGACTGGGCCCCCATGTTCAAAGGAGTGTACTCTATGAAGACCTTATGGTTTCTTCGTCTGAGGACAGTGATGGGGAATGAGTCCTTGTCTTTGGGGAGAGTTTAAAGTTTCACATCATTTGGAAGTGGCTGGAAGACAGAGGAaggtaaagaggcagagaatagCCATGTTCTAAGAAATAAGAGCTTCCCAGACCAGAATATATGTGAAAATGATGGGGGCAGAGCCTGGATACTTAAAAATTTCAAACTTAAGTTGTATTTAAAATGGGAGTCATTTAAGGTCCTTTATAATCTAGACATATGAGGGCTTAAGGAGAAAACACAATATAGTTTTGCCATAAAATCTGGAGGACCTGAATCAGAACCCACgtagaagaaagccaggcatgtcgatgtatgcttgtaatcctgattctggggaggcagagagaggtggatCCCTGGGCTTTACTTTTCAGCCAGTTTGTTTGGTGAGCTTCAGTccaatgagagactttgtctcaaaaacatgcATGGAAACTGAGGAACAATATCCACTGTTGATCTCTGGTCTCTACACGcttgtgaatacacacacacatgcacctctacacacatgcacatacacccccACAATAATTGGACATAGGAGAAAGTGATATTACCTATCATGTCAATAGAAAGTTGTAGATTAATCACTATGTACAAATAAATGACTCAACTTTGACTAGGTCATATGGAGAGGATATGTGATTGTGGAAAAAAAGTTTCTAACATGTTTGAGAGACAGTTTTACTGGGAAACACTATTAGTTTTGAGTGATAGTCTTTTTTCCTGAAGAAAAAATTTTTTGATGAATTCAAATTCCTAACTTTTTTGTTTCTGTGCCCAATGATTTTATGTAATGCACCTCAGTTAACACTGAACCACTGAAATAATGTGTCAGCTCATCTGTGAAGTGGGGTAGCAGCAGTGTTCCCAGTGTTAAAGCTATTGAGaggatttaaattatttaaattaattatgtGATATGCTTAGATAATAAATTAAATGTGGCAAATAATGTGTATGTTTTTGTTATTACCATAGTATCAGTAAACTAGACTAAcctcaattttaaataaaattttatttataaggtGATATTTTAGTTGTGCACGTTTTTTATTAGTTGTGGACatgctcagtatgtaaacagcacatgttggtaccatccttaccctcatccctgcatccctccaaagggaccctcctcattggggatgccggtcatcaccatggggattgtgggttgtgcataaTGGggacagccatcagttatgggaagagacaatgtctctgtgcacaatgtcccaacttgtggctctaacaatctttccactctctcttgcataaatttccctaagccatgttgggtttgttgtaggtctacttcaatgatgaggcctctgtgtctctggatctctggtttg carries:
- the LOC101598058 gene encoding protein FAM90A27P-like, which produces MEEIDMMTERKSNNQLMSKTDQKPKDKKQRSDHSIHTHPQRPLKDNSLKECHGRPVQPKAPLHKQEEAMVKCKNCGAFGHTARSKRCPIKNWAHAFPVKPLGSNQVQESLKPRKPQQFQTSGLVSKTDRVKEDRRSISPHEFTRPYVFTVCSWGQGYPRSQVQGDLRTMAASEKVQDKTSKIHGGFAASLTIKQELGSIFIIAVHTTDVEVPTLLHFFILYEDYIKTQKHTRPAPVHTTKKSTSVGPASAGQPPVQTSQTSDRRSFCPTSSYNKKLEKSTCGSVKGHGIDFPDSLQPAFKSGQDTALHSKMKIDGSGVSFHNIPQLSQKTASPGFVFNSQAHIKCPNVDSKPNTQPVRQKCGQDAKDRIPSAGKPVQVSTPTCQSLRKKPCLNSFLTPQLDTDVGVLQIYQPPTSTCGIGTQQTPQETTNSRASKPHAPLQLPPCSPPLQVSAVSQPQLFMCAPRAPGRTGSMGQDKAHKYTPAGQSPHVLMDSERLGPHVQRSVLYEDLMVSSSEDSDGE